The following is a genomic window from Amycolatopsis sp. BJA-103.
CGGTGACGTCCTGCTCGACGAAGGCGCGCTCAAGGCGGCCGAAACCTTCTTCGCCGATGCGGACCTCGTAGGTCTAGAGGAGGTGAACGCCGTTCCCGCTTCGGCCGGGAGCTAACTCCGCGCGGAGCACGAGGTGCTCGTCGTAGTCGCCGCCGTTCTGGGAGCGGAACGGGATCGGGTCGCGAGTGGACAGTGTGCGCAGCCGGCCGTGCAGGGTCGCGACGGCGTCGTCGTACTGCTCGGGGGAAACGCGGTCGGCGCCGCAGATCGTCAGCGGGGGGAGGACGGACATTCCCGCGTACCACAGGGTTCCGTGTTGCAGCGGGAACAGCAGGTCGTCGATCTCGCCGTTCACGCCGCGTGGTCCGACGGTGGCTTCCGGCGCGCCCGCGGTCAGCAGGACCATGGCGCGCTTCCCGGCCAGGGCTCCTTCGCCGTAGCGCGACGTCTTGCCGTCGGGGCGCCGCACACCGTAAGTGAAACCCTTGACGAACACGCGGTCGAACCAGCCCTTGAGGATCGCGGGCATCCCGTACCACCACAGGGGGAACTGGACGATCACGGTGTCCGCCCAGTCCAGTTTCTCGTGCTCCGCGCGGATGTCGTCGCTGAGTTCGCCGGTCTCGAAGGCGTGCTTCGACGTGGAGCCGACGATCAAGCGATCACTCGGTGCCGCTGAACCGAAGTCGTCGGCGTCGACGACGGCCTTCCACTTCATCGCGTACAGGTCGGACTCCCGGACGTTCGCCCCCTGGGC
Proteins encoded in this region:
- a CDS encoding NAD(P)H-dependent oxidoreductase, yielding MNVLWIFAHPEPRSLGGALRDEGLRTLRAQGANVRESDLYAMKWKAVVDADDFGSAAPSDRLIVGSTSKHAFETGELSDDIRAEHEKLDWADTVIVQFPLWWYGMPAILKGWFDRVFVKGFTYGVRRPDGKTSRYGEGALAGKRAMVLLTAGAPEATVGPRGVNGEIDDLLFPLQHGTLWYAGMSVLPPLTICGADRVSPEQYDDAVATLHGRLRTLSTRDPIPFRSQNGGDYDEHLVLRAELAPGRSGNGVHLL